The Acidimicrobiales bacterium genomic sequence GCATGACCATGGTGGTCGTCACCCACGAGATGGGCTTCGCCCGGGCGGCCGCCGACCGGCTGCTGTTCATCGACGAAGGGGAGGTCGTCGAGGTCGGACCGCCCGAGGAAGTGTTCGCCAACCCGGCGCAGGACCGCACCAGGGCGTTCTTCGACAAGATCCTCTACTGACTTGCCTGACAGTCTCGTGACCGCACCGGCCGTGGAACTCTCCGGCATCACCAAGCGCTTCCCCGGCGTCGTCGCCAACGACGCCGTCAACCTGAGGGTTGCCGAGGGAGAGATCCATGCCGTGGTGGGCGAGAACGGTGCCGGCAAGTCGACGCTGATGAAGATCCTCTACGGCATGCAGCCCGCCGACGAGGGCCGCATGCTGGTCGGGGGCACCGAGGTGAGCTTCGGGTCGCCAGGCGACGCCATAGACCACGGCATCGGGATGGTCCACCAGCACTTCATGCTGGCCGACAACCTCACCGTGCTGGAGAACGTCGTGCTCGGCTCCGAACCGCGGCGACGCGGCCTGATCGACCGCGAGGCAGCACGCCGGGACATCGAGGCGCTGGGTGCCTCGTACGGCCTGGACCTCCATCCCGGAGACCTCGTCGAGACGCTGGAGGTCGGTGAACGCCAGAGGGTCGAGATCATCAAGGTCCTCTACCGGGGTGCACGGATTCTCATCTTGGACGAGCCCACTTCGGTCCTCGTCCCCCAGGAGGTCGAGGAACTGTTCCGCAACCTCCGGGAGCTCAAGTCCCGGGGCCACACGATCATCTTCATCGACCACAAGCTGGGGGAGGTGCTGGCCATCGCCGACACCATCACGGTGCTGCGACAGGGTCGGACCGTAGCAACCGTCAAACCGGCCGACGTGACCGCTCACGAGTTGGCCGAGCTCATGGTCGGATCCGAGCTCCCGGTCCCCTCGACCGAACCACGGGCCGCAGACAGCCACGTCACCCTGGCCCTACGCGGCCTGTCGGTGGTCGACGGAAGCGGGCGACCGACGCTGGACCGGGTGGACCTGGAGGTGCACCGCGGTGAAATCGTGGGGGTGGCCGGGGTGGAGGGCAACGGCCAGGGAGAGCTGATCGAGGCGATCCTCGGGCTGCGTCAGGCCGTCGGTGGGGAGCTCCTGCTGGATGGCGAGGACATGAGTGGCTGGCCGGTGCGGCGACGTCGGGAGGCCGGCATCGGCTACGTGCCCGAGGATCGTCAACGCCGGGGGCTGCTGCTGGACGCCCCGCTCTGGGAGAACGCCATGCTGGGGCACCAGACGATGGCCCCCTTCGCCCGGGGAGCGCTCCTCGACCGCTCAGGCGCCCGGTCAGCCACGACACGGATCGTGCAGGACTTCG encodes the following:
- a CDS encoding ABC transporter ATP-binding protein gives rise to the protein MPDSLVTAPAVELSGITKRFPGVVANDAVNLRVAEGEIHAVVGENGAGKSTLMKILYGMQPADEGRMLVGGTEVSFGSPGDAIDHGIGMVHQHFMLADNLTVLENVVLGSEPRRRGLIDREAARRDIEALGASYGLDLHPGDLVETLEVGERQRVEIIKVLYRGARILILDEPTSVLVPQEVEELFRNLRELKSRGHTIIFIDHKLGEVLAIADTITVLRQGRTVATVKPADVTAHELAELMVGSELPVPSTEPRAADSHVTLALRGLSVVDGSGRPTLDRVDLEVHRGEIVGVAGVEGNGQGELIEAILGLRQAVGGELLLDGEDMSGWPVRRRREAGIGYVPEDRQRRGLLLDAPLWENAMLGHQTMAPFARGALLDRSGARSATTRIVQDFDVRTPGIDTSARALSGGNQQKLVIGREMAASPRLLIAAHPTRGIDVGAQASVWEDLRAARRDGLAVLLVSADLEELIGLADRLVVMLRGRVVAELDPATTTPRVLGGHMTGADDQSATRP